The following is a genomic window from Bacteroidota bacterium.
AAATAGTTTTGTAAGGAAGTTTTCCGGGTTTGCGCAATGGAATTAATGGAATGCCCATTTTGTTCGCCAGAAGAAAACCAAAAAAGAATCCGCGGCTTTCGGTACTCACGATGGCGTCAATCTTCATTCCTTTCAACTGCTCAATAAATCCTTCGGCAATCTCTGTGCAAAGTATTGAATCTTTTAGAATAGGTGTAATGTCTTTGAAAACAATTCCTTGTTTCGGAAAATCAGGCACATCGCGGATGGACGATTTTATTTTTTGTTCGAGATTCATATTTGTGTTCTGTCATTCCGACCGAAGGGAGAAATGACCGCTGAGATTATTTCGTTGTTAAATACAATTTACTTTGGATGAATTGAAAACTTTTAAAATGTTCTTTTTTATGGTTTTTATCTGTTGGGGTGTTGTATAATTTTTCCTGCTTTATGTATGTTCGCCCATGCAGTTATCTCGCAAATTAATCCAGTTAATGTAACACCTCCACCAAAAAAAATTAACGGTGCACCCATACCTGTATCATCAGAATGTGTAGTCCCGTTTAGAGAGGTATATGTTGTACGACTGTTATTATATGCTACACCTCCAGCCATCATTGCCGCTCCAACTATATTACATGCAAGCCCTATAAAATAATTATTAGATGCTTTTTTCAAGTATATGCCTGATTTTGCATTGGAAACAATCACAAGATTTATAGTTGAAATATCTTTTTGTAATGAAAGTATTTGTTTCT
Proteins encoded in this region:
- a CDS encoding adenine phosphoribosyltransferase → MNLEQKIKSSIRDVPDFPKQGIVFKDITPILKDSILCTEIAEGFIEQLKGMKIDAIVSTESRGFFFGFLLANKMGIPLIPLRKPGKLPYKTISQEYDLEYGKASVEMHVDALKKEWNVLIHDDLLATGGTAEASAVLIKRQNANIAGFAFVVELGFLNGRKKLETYSQKIISLVKY